A genomic region of Mesorhizobium sp. NZP2077 contains the following coding sequences:
- the rplL gene encoding 50S ribosomal protein L7/L12, with amino-acid sequence MADLAKIVDDLSKLTVLEAAELSKLLEEKWGVSAAAPVAVAAAGGAAAAAAPAEEKTEFDVVLTEAGAQKINVIKEVRAITGLGLKEAKDLVEAAPKPVKEGVSKADADKFKAQLEAAGAKVDLK; translated from the coding sequence ATGGCTGATCTCGCAAAGATCGTAGACGACCTTTCGAAGCTGACCGTCCTCGAGGCGGCCGAGCTGTCGAAGCTTCTGGAAGAAAAGTGGGGCGTTTCGGCTGCTGCTCCGGTGGCGGTTGCCGCTGCTGGCGGCGCTGCTGCTGCCGCTGCTCCGGCCGAGGAAAAGACGGAATTCGACGTCGTCCTCACCGAAGCTGGCGCTCAGAAGATCAACGTCATCAAGGAAGTCCGCGCCATCACCGGTCTTGGCCTCAAGGAAGCCAAGGACCTGGTCGAAGCGGCTCCGAAGCCGGTCAAGGAAGGCGTTTCCAAGGCCGACGCTGACAAGTTCAAGGCCCAGCTGGAAGCAGCCGGCGCCAAGGTCGACCTGAAGTAA
- the rplJ gene encoding 50S ribosomal protein L10 encodes MDRAEKRELVTGLNDAFTGAGSVVVAHYAGITVAQMNDLRSKMRAAGGTVKVAKNRLAKIALQGTDSASIIDLFKGQTLIAYSEDPIAAPKVASDFAKGNDKLIILGGAMGTTSLNADGVKALATLPSLDELRARLVGMIATPATRIAQIVNAPAASVARVIGAYARKDEAA; translated from the coding sequence GTGGACAGAGCGGAAAAACGCGAACTCGTCACGGGCCTGAATGATGCGTTTACGGGCGCAGGTTCAGTCGTAGTGGCCCACTATGCCGGTATCACCGTCGCGCAAATGAACGACCTTCGGTCGAAAATGCGCGCTGCCGGTGGCACCGTTAAAGTCGCGAAGAACCGTCTCGCCAAAATCGCTCTTCAGGGCACGGACTCCGCATCGATCATCGACCTGTTCAAGGGACAGACGCTGATTGCTTATTCGGAGGATCCGATTGCGGCGCCGAAGGTCGCGTCCGATTTCGCCAAGGGGAATGACAAGTTGATCATTCTCGGCGGCGCAATGGGCACCACCTCGCTCAATGCCGACGGTGTGAAGGCACTCGCCACACTTCCGTCGCTCGATGAGCTGCGCGCCAGGCTGGTTGGCATGATCGCCACGCCGGCAACCCGGATCGCCCAGATCGTCAATGCGCCAGCGGCTTCGGTCGCGCGCGTCATCGGCGCTTACGCCCGGAAGGACGAGGCGGCATGA
- the nusG gene encoding transcription termination/antitermination protein NusG: MAARWYIVHAYSNFEKKVAEDIENKAKQKGLSADIEQIVVPTEKVVEVRRGRKVDAERKFFPGYVLLKANLTDAVFSLVKNTPKVTGFLGDSKPVPITEAEAQRILNQVQEGVERPKPSVTFEIGEAIRVSDGPFASFNGFVQEVDEERARLKVEVSIFGRAVPVDLEFGQVEKG; this comes from the coding sequence ATGGCTGCGCGCTGGTACATCGTCCACGCTTATTCGAACTTTGAAAAGAAGGTCGCCGAGGACATCGAGAACAAGGCCAAGCAGAAGGGCCTGTCCGCCGATATCGAGCAGATCGTGGTGCCGACCGAGAAGGTCGTCGAGGTTCGTCGTGGCCGCAAGGTCGATGCCGAGCGCAAGTTCTTCCCGGGCTACGTGCTCCTGAAGGCCAACCTGACCGATGCCGTGTTCTCGCTGGTGAAGAACACGCCGAAGGTCACCGGTTTCCTAGGCGACTCCAAGCCGGTGCCGATCACCGAGGCGGAAGCACAGCGCATTCTGAACCAGGTGCAGGAAGGCGTCGAGCGGCCGAAGCCCTCGGTCACTTTCGAGATCGGCGAAGCGATCCGTGTTTCGGACGGTCCTTTCGCGTCCTTCAACGGTTTCGTCCAGGAAGTGGACGAGGAGCGGGCGCGGCTCAAGGTGGAAGTTTCGATCTTCGGGCGCGCCGTGCCCGTCGATCTGGAATTCGGACAGGTCGAAAAGGGCTGA
- the rplK gene encoding 50S ribosomal protein L11, whose amino-acid sequence MAKKIAGQLKLQVKAGSATPSPPIGPALGQRGINIMEFCKAFNAQTQEMEKGSPVPVVITYYQDKSFTFVMKTAPVSYFLKKAANLTSGSKEPGKVKAGTVSRDKVREIATAKMKDLNANDVEAAMRMVEGSARSMGLEVVG is encoded by the coding sequence ATGGCTAAGAAAATTGCAGGCCAGCTCAAGCTCCAGGTCAAAGCGGGATCGGCCACGCCGTCTCCGCCGATCGGCCCGGCGCTTGGTCAGCGTGGCATCAACATCATGGAATTCTGCAAGGCGTTCAACGCGCAGACCCAGGAAATGGAAAAGGGATCGCCGGTTCCGGTCGTCATCACCTATTACCAGGACAAGTCGTTCACCTTCGTCATGAAGACGGCACCGGTGAGCTACTTCCTGAAGAAGGCGGCGAACCTCACGTCAGGTTCGAAGGAGCCGGGCAAGGTCAAGGCTGGCACCGTTTCGCGCGACAAGGTTCGCGAAATCGCCACTGCCAAGATGAAGGATCTGAACGCAAACGACGTCGAGGCGGCCATGCGCATGGTCGAGGGCTCCGCCCGCTCGATGGGTCTGGAAGTGGTGGGCTAA
- the secE gene encoding preprotein translocase subunit SecE, translated as MASKTTNPFVFLQQVRSETAKVTWPSRRETMISTVMVLAFAVIAMIFFFSADQLMGFAIEQILGIGR; from the coding sequence ATGGCTTCGAAAACCACAAATCCTTTCGTCTTTCTCCAGCAGGTTCGCTCGGAGACCGCCAAGGTAACTTGGCCGTCGCGGCGCGAAACGATGATCTCGACGGTGATGGTTCTGGCCTTCGCTGTGATTGCGATGATTTTTTTCTTTAGCGCCGATCAGTTGATGGGCTTCGCGATCGAACAGATTCTGGGCATTGGACGCTAA
- the rplA gene encoding 50S ribosomal protein L1 — MAKIAKRVSKTREGIDPNKAYALGDALKLLKDRSSVKFDETVEVAMNLGVDPRHADQMVRGVVNLPNGTGRSVRVAVFARGDKAEEAKAAGADIVGAEDLVDIVQKGTIDFDRCIATPDMMPLVGRLGKVLGPRGMMPNPKVGTVTTDVAAAVKASKGGAVEFRVEKAGIVHAGVGKVSFDVKALEENIRAFTDAVTKAKPAGAKGNYVKKVSVTSTMGPGLKLDVSTLAAS; from the coding sequence ATGGCAAAGATTGCAAAGCGTGTATCGAAGACCCGCGAAGGCATTGATCCCAACAAGGCTTATGCCCTGGGCGATGCGCTGAAGCTGCTCAAGGACCGTTCGTCGGTCAAGTTCGACGAGACCGTCGAAGTCGCGATGAACCTCGGCGTCGACCCGCGCCATGCCGACCAGATGGTCCGCGGCGTGGTGAATTTGCCGAACGGCACCGGCCGCTCGGTTCGCGTCGCCGTGTTCGCCCGTGGTGACAAGGCTGAAGAGGCCAAGGCCGCGGGCGCCGACATCGTCGGTGCCGAGGACCTGGTCGACATCGTCCAGAAGGGCACGATCGATTTCGATCGCTGCATCGCCACGCCGGACATGATGCCGCTGGTCGGCCGTCTCGGTAAGGTGCTCGGCCCGCGCGGCATGATGCCGAACCCGAAGGTCGGCACCGTCACCACCGACGTCGCCGCCGCCGTCAAGGCATCGAAGGGTGGTGCGGTCGAGTTCCGTGTCGAGAAGGCCGGCATCGTTCATGCCGGCGTCGGCAAGGTCTCGTTCGACGTCAAGGCGCTGGAAGAGAACATCCGGGCCTTCACTGACGCGGTGACCAAGGCAAAGCCGGCTGGCGCCAAGGGCAACTACGTCAAGAAGGTGTCGGTCACCTCGACGATGGGCCCGGGCCTCAAGCTCGACGTCTCGACGCTCGCAGCGTCCTGA
- a CDS encoding group II truncated hemoglobin, with amino-acid sequence MRKDVPTLYEWAGGSDALNRLTQTFYDKVAKDPVVGPVFKTMSPDHPTHVAAFIGEVFGGPKTYSEEFGGHREMVMHHLGKHLTEEQRRRWINLLADAADAVGLPDDPEFRSAFMGYVEWGSRLAKMNSNLGETCDPETEPMPAWGWGVPGGPYTPPETK; translated from the coding sequence ATGCGCAAGGATGTTCCGACACTCTACGAATGGGCCGGCGGCAGCGACGCCCTGAACCGGCTGACACAGACCTTCTATGACAAGGTGGCAAAGGATCCGGTCGTCGGGCCGGTGTTCAAGACCATGTCGCCGGACCACCCCACACATGTCGCGGCCTTCATCGGCGAGGTGTTCGGCGGACCGAAAACCTACAGCGAAGAATTCGGCGGTCACCGCGAGATGGTCATGCATCATCTGGGCAAGCATTTGACGGAAGAGCAGCGCCGCCGCTGGATCAACCTGCTCGCCGACGCCGCCGATGCCGTCGGTCTGCCCGACGATCCCGAATTCCGCTCGGCCTTCATGGGCTATGTCGAATGGGGATCGCGGCTGGCCAAGATGAATTCCAATCTCGGCGAGACCTGCGATCCCGAAACCGAGCCGATGCCGGCCTGGGGCTGGGGCGTGCCTGGCGGGCCGTACACACCACCGGAAACAAAGTAG